From a region of the Alnus glutinosa chromosome 1, dhAlnGlut1.1, whole genome shotgun sequence genome:
- the LOC133878574 gene encoding NADH dehydrogenase [ubiquinone] 1 beta subcomplex subunit 7 — protein MEVEGSSKKMIATQAEMVEARVPLPYRDQCAHLLIPLNKCRQAELYLPWKCENERHSYEKCEYELVMERMLQMQKIREEETKLKQQQKKQPLPIIPNTATAS, from the coding sequence ATGGAAGTGGAAGGATCGTCGAAGAAGATGATAGCAACGCAGGCTGAGATGGTGGAGGCCAGGGTCCCGCTTCCTTACAGAGACCAGTGCGCCCACCTGCTGATCCCTCTCAACAAGTGCAGGCAGGCTGAGTTGTACCTCCCCTGGAAGTGCGAGAACGAGCGCCACTCCTACGAGAAGTGCGAGTACGAGCTCGTCATGGAGCGGATGCTCCAGATGCAGAAGATCCGTGAAGAAGAGACCAAGTTGAAGCAGCAGCAGAAGAAGCAGCCTCTTCCTATCATTCCCAACACTGCCACTGCTTCTTAG